A part of Desulfobacter sp. genomic DNA contains:
- the ftsW gene encoding putative lipid II flippase FtsW: protein MAKSTAGASGLHPFFKEKSILFPVLLLAGIGAVMVYSASSAVSMEEHNTLFFYIKRHAVFLGLSMGVMFTAASFPYRLYKGLAYIILFAAIGLLIAVLVPAMSVKAGGACRWLCLGGLTFQPAEFAKLALIIFMAYSLSKKQEMIRQFSIGFLPHAMIMALFAMLIINQPDFGTIVVMGMICWGMMFVAGVRILHLLSPLPLVIPIVYFLVFKVEYRLLRITAFLNPWDDPYDTGYQITNSLKAFGSGGLTGKGIGLGMQKLHYLPEPHTDFIFSIIGEELGLIGVMSILCLYGVILMAGTRIARQADSLFGAMTAAGITLYIGLQVIINTGVALGVLPTKGLTLPFISYGGTSLIINMAAMGILMNIGASADDKK from the coding sequence CACTGCAGGAGCCAGCGGCCTCCACCCCTTTTTCAAAGAAAAATCAATACTGTTCCCGGTTCTTCTCCTGGCCGGCATCGGCGCCGTCATGGTCTATTCTGCCTCTTCCGCCGTCTCCATGGAAGAGCACAACACCTTGTTTTTTTACATCAAACGCCATGCGGTCTTCCTGGGGCTGAGCATGGGCGTGATGTTCACGGCCGCCTCTTTTCCCTACAGGCTTTACAAAGGCCTGGCGTATATCATCCTCTTTGCCGCCATCGGCCTGCTCATTGCGGTGCTGGTGCCGGCCATGAGCGTGAAAGCCGGCGGGGCCTGCCGGTGGCTCTGCCTGGGGGGACTGACCTTCCAGCCCGCGGAATTTGCAAAGCTGGCCCTGATCATTTTCATGGCCTATTCCCTGTCCAAAAAGCAGGAGATGATTAGACAATTTTCCATCGGTTTTCTGCCCCATGCCATGATCATGGCCCTCTTTGCCATGCTCATCATCAACCAGCCCGACTTCGGCACCATCGTCGTCATGGGAATGATCTGCTGGGGCATGATGTTTGTGGCCGGGGTGAGGATACTTCACCTGCTCAGCCCCCTGCCCCTGGTGATTCCCATCGTCTACTTCCTGGTATTCAAGGTGGAATACCGGCTGCTGCGGATCACTGCCTTCTTAAACCCCTGGGACGATCCCTACGACACCGGATACCAGATAACCAACTCCCTCAAGGCCTTCGGGTCCGGGGGGCTCACGGGAAAAGGCATCGGCCTGGGCATGCAGAAACTGCATTACCTGCCCGAACCCCATACGGATTTTATCTTTTCCATCATCGGCGAGGAACTTGGGCTCATCGGGGTCATGTCCATCCTCTGCCTCTACGGGGTCATCCTCATGGCCGGCACCCGCATCGCCCGGCAGGCGGACAGTCTCTTCGGTGCCATGACGGCAGCGGGCATCACCCTGTACATCGGGCTGCAGGTCATCATCAACACCGGGGTGGCCCTGGGGGTACTCCCCACCAAGGGGCTGACCCTGCCCTTTATCAGCTACGGGGGCACTTCTTTGATCATCAACATGGCGGCCATGGGCATATTAATGAATATAGGGGCATCTGCAGATGACAAAAAATAG
- the murG gene encoding undecaprenyldiphospho-muramoylpentapeptide beta-N-acetylglucosaminyltransferase: MTKNSRHIIIAGGKTGGHLFPGIAVAQALKDLDPAVRILFVGTDAPFETNTLARYKFAHRTIVSRPVKGGSLLSKVWSSALVLVSILQAMYIILRFRADFILGVGGFSSFALVAAGRLLFRRTAIQEQNAIPGMTNRMLSKIAHTIFISFENTKGMPVNEKTFLSGNPIRKSQASDEIKEAPVLDLAGPKDFTILVTGGSQGAASINRAFMDAVAMMEETDDLFIIHQTGQHGIAEASDFYKNRHLKAQARAFFHDMPAIQRRADLVITRAGAGTLSELTIKGKPAILVPFPHAADDHQTANAQNLADKGAALMIADKDLTGEALYAMIQDLRAHPAKRDEMRKTMKTLARPNGARIIAEHILGPNPEAAEQGDN, from the coding sequence ATGACAAAAAATAGCAGACATATCATCATTGCCGGCGGAAAAACCGGGGGCCACCTCTTCCCTGGCATAGCCGTGGCCCAGGCCCTGAAGGACCTGGATCCCGCCGTCCGGATTCTATTTGTGGGCACCGATGCCCCCTTTGAAACAAACACCCTGGCCCGTTACAAATTTGCCCACAGGACCATTGTCTCCAGGCCCGTCAAGGGCGGCAGCCTGCTTTCCAAGGTCTGGTCCTCGGCCCTGGTCCTGGTCAGCATCCTCCAGGCCATGTATATCATTTTAAGATTCAGGGCGGATTTCATCCTGGGCGTTGGGGGATTCTCATCCTTTGCCCTGGTGGCGGCCGGCAGGTTGCTGTTCAGGCGCACCGCCATCCAGGAGCAGAACGCCATTCCCGGCATGACCAACCGGATGCTGTCGAAAATTGCCCATACCATCTTTATTTCCTTTGAAAATACCAAAGGGATGCCGGTGAACGAAAAGACCTTTCTTTCTGGAAATCCCATCCGTAAAAGCCAGGCGTCAGACGAAATTAAAGAGGCGCCTGTCCTTGACCTTGCCGGACCCAAGGATTTCACCATACTGGTCACCGGGGGCAGCCAGGGGGCGGCATCCATTAACCGGGCCTTCATGGATGCCGTGGCCATGATGGAAGAGACCGACGACCTGTTTATCATTCATCAGACCGGCCAGCACGGTATTGCCGAAGCCAGTGATTTTTACAAGAACAGACATCTCAAGGCCCAGGCCCGGGCCTTTTTCCACGACATGCCCGCCATCCAGCGCCGGGCCGATCTGGTCATCACCCGTGCCGGGGCAGGCACCCTGTCGGAACTGACCATCAAAGGAAAACCCGCCATCCTGGTTCCCTTTCCCCATGCCGCAGACGACCACCAGACGGCCAATGCCCAGAACCTGGCCGACAAAGGGGCGGCCCTGATGATTGCGGACAAGGACCTCACAGGAGAGGCGCTTTATGCCATGATCCAGGACCTGCGCGCCCACCCGGCCAAGCGGGATGAAATGAGAAAAACCATGAAGACACTGGCCCGGCCCAACGGGGCCCGGATCATCGCAGAACATATTCTCGGCCCCAATCCGGAAGCGGCCGAACAAGGAGACAATTAG
- a CDS encoding UDP-N-acetylmuramate--L-alanine ligase, which yields MYQPNYHIHFVGIGGIGMSGIAELLLNLGYGVSGSDLKLSHITDRLEGKGAVIYKGHAKENIREVNVVVTSSAIAEENPEVVRARELNLPIIPRAEMLAELMRIKYSIAVSGAHGKTSTTSMISQILNTAGLDPTVIIGGLLQGLDTNALHGSGDFIVAEADESDGSFLKYAPAIAAVTNIDLEHLDYYSGIEDIKDKFVQFINSIPFYGLAVLCLDNEHIQDIMPRINVRHTTYGMSAQSDLQAKNIRFKDGKSIFNVFQKGEDLGEILLNIAGQHNILNAMAGIAVGLELNIPFETIKKALEKIKGVKRRLEIKGKKKGITVMDDYGHHPTEIAATLTAVRESYPDKRLIVMFQPHRYTRTQALFDEFTRSFYQSDILMVLPIYPASEAPIPGVDAESLVEGIRAHGHKEAVFAPDFTQALSMATHKAKEGDMILTLGAGDVYTLGEKLVEIL from the coding sequence GTGTACCAACCCAACTACCATATTCACTTTGTGGGCATCGGCGGCATCGGCATGAGCGGTATTGCCGAATTGCTTTTAAACCTGGGATACGGGGTGTCCGGTTCCGACCTCAAACTCTCCCATATCACGGACCGCCTGGAGGGCAAGGGCGCCGTCATTTACAAGGGCCATGCCAAGGAAAATATAAGAGAGGTCAACGTGGTGGTGACCTCCTCGGCCATTGCCGAGGAAAACCCGGAAGTGGTCCGGGCCAGAGAACTGAACCTGCCCATCATTCCCCGGGCGGAAATGCTGGCGGAACTGATGCGCATCAAATACTCCATTGCCGTATCCGGGGCCCACGGTAAAACCTCAACCACCTCCATGATCTCCCAGATCCTGAACACTGCCGGCCTGGACCCCACGGTGATCATCGGCGGCCTGCTCCAGGGGCTGGATACCAACGCCCTCCACGGCTCAGGCGACTTCATCGTGGCTGAGGCCGATGAAAGCGACGGGTCATTTCTCAAATACGCCCCGGCCATTGCCGCGGTGACCAATATCGACCTGGAACACCTGGACTATTACTCGGGTATTGAAGACATCAAGGATAAATTCGTCCAATTTATCAATTCCATTCCCTTTTACGGCCTGGCCGTCCTCTGCCTGGACAACGAGCATATCCAGGACATCATGCCCAGAATCAATGTCCGCCATACCACTTACGGGATGAGCGCCCAGTCCGATCTCCAGGCAAAAAACATCCGGTTCAAAGACGGCAAAAGCATATTCAATGTATTCCAAAAGGGCGAGGACCTGGGGGAAATCCTGCTGAACATTGCAGGCCAGCATAACATCCTCAACGCCATGGCCGGCATTGCCGTTGGCCTGGAACTGAACATCCCCTTTGAAACCATTAAAAAGGCCCTGGAAAAAATCAAGGGGGTCAAGCGCCGCCTGGAAATCAAGGGGAAAAAGAAGGGAATCACGGTGATGGATGACTACGGACACCATCCCACTGAGATCGCGGCAACCCTGACAGCCGTCAGGGAAAGCTATCCGGACAAACGGCTGATTGTTATGTTCCAGCCCCACAGGTACACCCGGACCCAGGCCCTGTTCGACGAGTTCACCCGTTCCTTTTACCAGTCCGACATCCTCATGGTCCTGCCCATTTATCCGGCCTCGGAAGCGCCCATCCCCGGCGTTGACGCCGAAAGCCTGGTGGAAGGAATCCGGGCCCATGGCCATAAAGAGGCCGTATTTGCCCCGGACTTTACCCAGGCCCTGTCCATGGCCACCCATAAGGCAAAAGAAGGGGACATGATCCTTACCCTGGGGGCCGGCGACGTATACACCCTGGGGGAAAAACTGGTGGAGATCCTGTAA
- the murB gene encoding UDP-N-acetylmuramate dehydrogenase, giving the protein MTFGPEHMDLFNGFNLEAGVNLDRFTSFRVGGPADLLARPETVEELVRLAGIASHNHIPVTILGGGSNTLISDRGIQGLVLVLSRMKAAPKAVDTDAGIRVTALAGERLSTLCRMAVEKGWRGLEWAAGIPGTLGGALMMNAGSHGGDMSEITVSMDILDMETLEYRTLKAGDLDFSYRSLNLGGAVILKAELTLAPGNAGEVRQRFEANLKAKKKSQPVSKASGGCFFKNPSPDNPAGRLIEQAGLKGYRMHGAMVSDLHANFIINHDNASCSDILALKRLVQDRVYEKFGIRLETEVKAIGR; this is encoded by the coding sequence ATGACATTCGGTCCCGAACATATGGATCTTTTCAATGGCTTCAACCTTGAGGCAGGGGTGAACCTGGACCGGTTTACCAGCTTCAGGGTGGGGGGGCCTGCCGATCTGCTGGCCCGTCCCGAAACCGTTGAGGAGCTGGTCCGGCTTGCCGGGATTGCCAGCCATAACCATATTCCGGTCACCATCCTGGGCGGCGGCTCAAACACCCTGATTTCGGACAGGGGAATCCAGGGGCTGGTACTGGTACTCTCCCGGATGAAAGCCGCTCCAAAGGCCGTTGATACAGATGCCGGCATCCGGGTGACGGCCCTGGCCGGGGAACGTTTATCCACCCTCTGCCGCATGGCTGTGGAAAAGGGATGGCGCGGCCTGGAATGGGCCGCCGGCATCCCCGGAACCCTGGGCGGGGCGCTGATGATGAATGCCGGGTCCCACGGCGGAGATATGTCAGAAATTACGGTTTCCATGGATATCCTGGACATGGAAACCCTGGAATACCGGACACTCAAGGCAGGGGACCTTGATTTCAGCTACAGATCCCTCAACCTGGGCGGCGCAGTCATTTTAAAGGCGGAACTTACGCTGGCCCCTGGCAACGCCGGGGAGGTCCGGCAACGGTTCGAGGCCAACCTGAAGGCAAAAAAGAAAAGCCAGCCCGTCTCCAAAGCCAGCGGGGGCTGTTTTTTTAAGAACCCCTCTCCGGATAATCCCGCCGGCCGCCTCATTGAACAGGCAGGCCTCAAGGGGTACAGGATGCATGGGGCCATGGTCTCGGATCTCCATGCCAATTTCATCATCAACCATGACAATGCCAGTTGCAGCGATATACTGGCCCTGAAACGCCTGGTACAGGACCGGGTATATGAAAAATTCGGAATCAGACTGGAAACAGAGGTGAAAGCCATTGGCCGCTAA